One Chitinophaga sp. H8 DNA window includes the following coding sequences:
- a CDS encoding FecR family protein, which yields MDFRDYGTAELVCDETFQRYCLGDHPADVLFWENWLLQHPEKAAIAEEARQLFFILNANQGNRLKQLQQLREGMHGAAFLRQHLPSASTPAAAHSRSLSVSDSLVNADSGPQAPAIPPRRLVAPVLKYAAGIAAAVLVAVTAYLGVYRFRQPAAQNSAAVTGNTIYQAGNHARKTLVLADGSVITLRENSALTVPPNFNTTTREVTLSGEAFFDVKHQQQQPFIVHTPAIDITVLGTVFNVSAYKNNPQTETALFRGKVEVALKDQPTQKITLYPNQKIVISNISPDQQPALPFKVIPLAQDPVNHKAKEIAWVRNRLEIENESLEQIAVKLEKWYGIPVTFTGEEVRKYRYSGTFESETIVKALEALQLSYPFNFRVDQDVIIISK from the coding sequence ATGGATTTCCGCGATTACGGCACAGCAGAATTGGTATGTGATGAAACCTTCCAGCGTTATTGCCTGGGAGATCATCCGGCAGACGTATTGTTCTGGGAGAACTGGCTGTTGCAGCATCCGGAAAAGGCCGCTATTGCAGAAGAGGCCAGGCAATTATTTTTCATACTCAATGCCAACCAGGGCAACCGGCTGAAGCAGTTACAACAATTACGGGAAGGCATGCATGGCGCTGCCTTTCTACGTCAACATCTTCCCTCAGCGAGTACTCCCGCGGCAGCTCATTCCCGTTCACTATCCGTTTCTGATTCCCTTGTTAATGCCGATAGCGGGCCACAGGCGCCTGCTATCCCGCCACGCCGCCTGGTGGCTCCTGTGCTTAAATATGCTGCCGGTATAGCCGCTGCTGTGCTTGTGGCTGTAACAGCCTACCTGGGTGTATACCGCTTCCGGCAGCCGGCAGCGCAAAACAGTGCTGCCGTTACTGGCAATACCATTTACCAGGCAGGCAACCATGCCCGCAAAACACTGGTACTTGCAGACGGGTCGGTGATCACCTTACGGGAAAACAGTGCACTGACCGTTCCGCCCAACTTTAATACCACTACACGGGAAGTAACCCTCAGCGGAGAAGCTTTCTTTGATGTAAAACACCAGCAACAACAACCTTTTATCGTACATACCCCCGCCATAGACATTACCGTACTGGGCACCGTATTTAATGTCAGCGCCTATAAAAATAACCCGCAAACAGAAACCGCACTGTTTCGCGGAAAAGTAGAAGTAGCACTGAAAGACCAGCCCACACAGAAGATCACCCTATACCCCAACCAAAAGATTGTGATCAGCAATATATCACCTGACCAGCAGCCGGCTCTCCCTTTTAAGGTGATCCCGCTGGCACAGGATCCGGTGAACCATAAGGCCAAAGAAATTGCCTGGGTACGCAACCGCCTGGAGATAGAGAACGAATCCCTGGAACAGATCGCGGTAAAACTGGAAAAGTGGTATGGCATCCCGGTAACTTTTACAGGGGAAGAAGTGAGGAAATACCGGTATTCCGGCACTTTTGAGAGTGAAACCATCGTAAAAGCGCTGGAAGCATTGCAGCTATCCTATCCTTTTAATTTCAGGGTAGATCAGGACGTTATTATTATCAGTAAATAA
- a CDS encoding RNA polymerase sigma factor yields MSQEEDNRVYWEQIRQDDKQALFALYNNTYFHLIRFGLKICGDDELVKDGVNQLFLQLWEKRAQLQPVTQVRAYLFTALRNHIQDQFNYRSRIDTAVHHMAHEGDLSELSYEEIIIRVQHNEELKTKLRLAMQQLTPRQTELIRLKFFEGLTYEQIAAQTSQTVKTAYNTVYDAIKVLRKMLK; encoded by the coding sequence ATGTCGCAGGAGGAAGATAACAGGGTTTATTGGGAACAAATCAGACAAGATGATAAGCAGGCTTTGTTTGCCCTGTATAACAACACCTATTTTCATCTGATCAGGTTTGGCTTAAAAATATGCGGCGATGACGAACTCGTAAAAGATGGGGTAAACCAGCTTTTTTTACAACTGTGGGAAAAACGGGCGCAGCTGCAACCGGTAACCCAGGTACGCGCATATTTGTTTACTGCACTGCGCAACCACATACAAGACCAATTCAACTACCGCTCCAGGATAGATACCGCAGTGCATCATATGGCACATGAAGGCGACCTCAGTGAACTATCCTATGAAGAGATCATCATTCGGGTGCAGCATAATGAAGAACTAAAAACCAAACTACGCCTGGCCATGCAGCAGCTAACACCCCGGCAAACGGAGCTGATCCGGCTCAAGTTTTTTGAAGGACTTACCTATGAGCAGATCGCTGCACAAACCTCCCAAACGGTAAAAACCGCTTATAATACTGTTTACGATGCGATTAAAGTGTTACGTAAAATGTTGAAATGA
- a CDS encoding RNA polymerase sigma-70 factor produces the protein MIKTNQYTSEELFQLLLQGKEWAFDAIYDTYAIPLLNAAHKRLKSQEAAKEVVQEVFITLFLKKAEIKHTENIAGYLFTTLRHKILDIIRADLLHATHHDNIGRQQERFDSIDNMLEGKELEAVLYRSIQALPDKCREAFILSRYEQLPYKTIAARLNISVNTVEKHIGKALRLLRIQLGEKDLLLILLVLALS, from the coding sequence ATCATCAAAACGAACCAATACACTTCCGAAGAACTGTTCCAGTTACTCTTACAAGGCAAGGAATGGGCTTTTGACGCCATCTACGATACGTATGCGATACCGTTGTTAAATGCAGCCCACAAGCGGTTAAAATCCCAGGAAGCAGCGAAGGAAGTAGTACAGGAAGTGTTTATCACCCTCTTTCTCAAAAAGGCGGAAATAAAACATACGGAAAATATTGCGGGCTATCTTTTTACGACCCTGCGTCATAAGATCCTGGATATTATCCGGGCCGACCTGCTGCATGCTACCCATCATGATAACATAGGACGGCAGCAGGAGCGTTTTGATTCTATCGACAATATGCTGGAAGGCAAAGAGCTGGAGGCGGTGCTATACCGCTCTATCCAGGCACTGCCAGACAAATGCCGGGAAGCATTTATCCTGAGCCGGTATGAGCAGCTTCCATATAAAACCATTGCAGCCAGGCTGAATATCTCCGTAAATACGGTAGAGAAACATATCGGCAAAGCGCTGCGCCTGCTGCGCATACAGCTGGGAGAAAAAGACCTCCTGCTCATTTTACTGGTATTGGCGCTGAGTTAA
- a CDS encoding FecR family protein — translation MNKDQLLILIEEYLDGEATPAEQRWVENWYHTFEQEDEWLPEGSAAAAETREQLKSTLKEKLGGIRQLDAVNQQVFQLRRRRIRIISGVAAAILLLVTTTLLYWWLSAGAGNMVITAVGKPRYIALPDGSTVWLNTGSKLEYAKGFSGRERAVLLEGEAYFDVVENEKQPFLVRSGKLITRVLGTAFSVKAYKNMDTIMVTVLQGKVQVNDEAVTMATLTKRERLLFQTTTGNAARDEVDSLATHAWDSGQLEFEKQTLKEITTILGKWHGYTFVFHHAELEQCIYTGTLDRTAPLAEQVNLLCDVNNMNCRIDSVSKEVWIDGTGCNQ, via the coding sequence ATGAATAAAGACCAGTTACTGATCCTTATTGAAGAATACCTGGATGGAGAAGCTACTCCGGCGGAACAGCGATGGGTGGAAAACTGGTATCATACCTTTGAACAGGAAGACGAATGGCTGCCTGAAGGATCGGCGGCGGCAGCAGAAACGCGGGAACAGCTGAAAAGTACGCTGAAAGAAAAACTGGGCGGCATCCGGCAGCTCGATGCGGTCAACCAACAGGTATTCCAGCTGCGCCGGCGCCGTATCCGCATCATATCAGGGGTGGCTGCAGCGATATTATTGCTGGTTACTACCACGCTGCTTTACTGGTGGTTATCTGCCGGGGCAGGCAATATGGTCATCACAGCAGTAGGTAAACCCCGGTATATCGCATTGCCGGATGGGTCTACCGTATGGTTAAATACCGGCAGCAAACTGGAATATGCCAAAGGTTTCAGCGGCAGGGAAAGGGCGGTACTGCTGGAAGGAGAAGCTTACTTCGATGTGGTGGAAAATGAAAAACAACCTTTCCTGGTACGCTCCGGAAAACTAATCACCCGCGTGCTGGGCACCGCTTTCAGCGTAAAGGCTTATAAGAACATGGATACCATCATGGTAACCGTGCTGCAAGGCAAAGTGCAGGTGAATGATGAGGCGGTTACTATGGCTACACTTACCAAAAGAGAACGTTTATTATTCCAGACCACTACCGGCAACGCAGCCAGGGATGAGGTAGACAGCCTCGCCACCCACGCGTGGGACAGCGGCCAGCTGGAATTTGAAAAACAAACACTGAAAGAAATTACCACCATCCTGGGCAAATGGCATGGCTATACTTTTGTATTTCACCACGCGGAACTGGAACAATGTATATACACCGGAACACTGGACCGCACTGCACCACTGGCAGAGCAGGTGAATCTTTTATGCGATGTGAACAATATGAATTGCCGGATAGATAGTGTTAGTAAAGAAGTGTGGATAGATGGGACCGGATGCAACCAATAA